The Longimicrobiales bacterium genome contains a region encoding:
- a CDS encoding histidine kinase has product MPAIMARRITAGAVTLGSVAALLAIERLLVRSGDAADSLVYIPAALALAAAAAVIAEWPRSRGWLVSMTVAVATLSLVAAFAHDAHEVPREAFWILTLEALLLFFLGLIARWASATEAPLAGILIAAAATLTLLRVTNPASPLETLGVLSAWAFVAAGPVALGLYLRAIEVRRARAVVEARRAQRLQLAHDLHDFVAHDVTAMVVQAQAAQVAAARAPEEVAASLRGIEEAGLEALGSLDRTVHTLRDAHAPGSRASSFEGNSGQVDDARLPSLEDIFLLVGRFSMTDRLPVRVEFDPLSDTCVPPAAATTAYRVVREALTNVRRHAPASTRVEVRVSRVIGIDGIAMGVTITNTVAGNSPLRPRFQRPESRPAGLGLVDLAERVEGLGGSFAAGALDDVTESGWKVSATLPVALPTRS; this is encoded by the coding sequence ATGCCAGCAATCATGGCGCGTCGGATCACTGCGGGGGCGGTTACACTTGGCTCGGTCGCTGCACTGCTCGCGATCGAGCGCCTCCTCGTGCGATCGGGTGACGCCGCCGACAGCCTCGTATACATCCCTGCTGCCCTCGCGCTCGCTGCTGCGGCTGCCGTGATTGCCGAGTGGCCGCGCAGTCGGGGGTGGCTCGTTTCGATGACCGTCGCCGTGGCGACGCTGTCGCTGGTCGCCGCATTCGCGCATGACGCTCATGAGGTGCCCAGGGAAGCCTTCTGGATCCTGACCCTCGAGGCGTTGCTCCTTTTCTTTCTTGGCCTGATTGCGCGCTGGGCGAGCGCAACGGAGGCCCCCCTGGCGGGCATCCTGATCGCCGCCGCGGCCACTCTAACGCTGCTGCGGGTTACGAATCCCGCATCGCCGCTCGAGACGCTCGGTGTGCTGTCCGCCTGGGCGTTCGTTGCCGCCGGTCCCGTTGCGCTGGGGCTGTACCTGCGCGCCATCGAGGTCCGGCGGGCCCGGGCAGTGGTCGAGGCGCGTCGAGCGCAACGTCTGCAGCTCGCTCACGATCTGCACGATTTCGTCGCCCACGACGTGACGGCCATGGTGGTGCAGGCTCAGGCGGCGCAGGTCGCCGCGGCGCGCGCCCCGGAGGAGGTAGCCGCGTCGCTCCGCGGAATCGAGGAGGCGGGGCTGGAAGCGCTCGGTTCGCTCGACCGAACGGTCCACACCCTGCGCGATGCTCACGCACCCGGTAGCCGGGCGTCTTCATTCGAGGGCAATTCAGGCCAGGTGGACGACGCGCGTCTGCCGAGCCTGGAGGACATCTTCCTTCTCGTGGGACGCTTCTCCATGACGGACCGGTTGCCCGTCCGCGTTGAATTCGACCCGCTCTCGGACACTTGCGTCCCGCCTGCGGCGGCTACCACGGCGTACAGGGTGGTACGGGAGGCGCTCACGAATGTACGCCGCCACGCTCCCGCATCGACCCGCGTCGAGGTTCGGGTCTCGCGCGTCATCGGGATCGATGGGATAGCGATGGGAGTTACGATCACGAACACGGTGGCCGGCAACAGCCCCCTGCGGCCGCGGTTCCAGCGGCCCGAATCCAGACCGGCGGGTCTCGGCCTCGTCGACCTTGCCGAACGGGTCGAAGGCCTGGGAGGGAGCTTCGCCGCGGGCGCGCTCGACGATGTCACCGAGTCCGGCTGGAAGGTCTCGGCTACCCTGCCGGTGGCACTGCCGACGCGGTCATGA
- a CDS encoding response regulator transcription factor: MTTRVLLADDQASVRHAFRIILDAQPDMRVIGDAADGVAALELTRRLRPDVVLADIRMPRMDGLELTRVLAGPGVADPVRVVVVTTFDLDEYVHAALSHGACGFLLKRAGPALLVEAVRAAMAGDALISPSVTVRLLRHLRQQETSTADAPGEPLTEREIAVARLVAQGKTNAEIGRDLFISAGTAKTHLANIQRKLGVRNRVGIAVWAWTRGYAEP; the protein is encoded by the coding sequence ATGACGACTCGGGTCCTCCTCGCCGACGACCAGGCATCGGTCCGCCACGCCTTCCGCATCATCCTGGATGCGCAGCCGGACATGCGTGTCATTGGCGACGCGGCCGATGGAGTGGCCGCACTGGAGCTCACCCGCCGACTCCGGCCCGACGTGGTGCTGGCGGATATCCGGATGCCCCGGATGGACGGGCTCGAGCTGACGCGTGTGCTCGCCGGCCCGGGCGTCGCCGACCCCGTGCGCGTCGTGGTAGTCACGACGTTCGACCTGGACGAGTACGTTCACGCTGCCCTTTCTCACGGGGCGTGCGGCTTCCTGCTCAAGCGGGCGGGACCGGCCCTGCTCGTCGAAGCAGTCCGCGCGGCGATGGCGGGCGACGCCCTCATCAGCCCTTCCGTCACCGTGCGACTCCTGCGGCACCTGCGGCAGCAGGAGACATCGACGGCGGACGCGCCCGGGGAGCCGCTGACCGAACGGGAGATCGCCGTCGCCCGGCTCGTCGCTCAGGGGAAGACCAATGCCGAGATCGGTCGAGATCTCTTCATCTCTGCCGGGACGGCCAAGACGCATCTGGCCAACATCCAGCGCAAGCTGGGGGTGCGAAACCGCGTCGGGATCGCGGTGTGGGCCTGGACCCGGGGCTACGCCGAACCGTGA
- a CDS encoding alpha/beta hydrolase, which yields MCEWVAQLAGLMLLALTGCTWTEPFHDRYGRPIEGSVASMERLVLGGAEQAVWFRARDAGAPALVLLHGGPGASESALFRHYNAALEDHFLVVYWEQRGAGRSYSGDLARDSMTIGRMVRDLDELVDSVRARFGHDRVVLLGHSWGTILGTLYAHAHPEKVAAYVGVAQIADFAEGERVSLAWALRQAEAKDDARALEALRDLEPGPANVDDELELGRWVERLGGSLRGGLSTFSLIWAALRTDEASIVDLVKFGQGNRFSLEALRPQYSRIDLTEIRRFDVPIVFMLGRHDWHVPAVTAAEYFRRIEAPHKRLVWFEESAHNPPFEEPEAFVRAMIEHVLPLAHDADT from the coding sequence ATGTGCGAGTGGGTAGCGCAGCTCGCCGGACTCATGCTGCTGGCCCTCACCGGCTGCACCTGGACCGAGCCCTTCCACGATCGCTATGGACGCCCGATAGAGGGGAGCGTCGCATCCATGGAGCGGCTGGTGCTGGGTGGGGCGGAACAGGCCGTGTGGTTCCGGGCACGCGATGCCGGGGCGCCTGCCCTCGTGCTCCTCCACGGCGGCCCCGGCGCGAGCGAGTCCGCGCTTTTCCGTCACTACAACGCGGCCCTGGAGGACCACTTCCTCGTAGTGTACTGGGAGCAGCGCGGCGCCGGTCGCTCCTACTCGGGCGACCTCGCCCGCGACTCCATGACGATCGGGCGCATGGTCCGGGATCTCGATGAGCTGGTCGACAGCGTGCGCGCCCGCTTCGGTCACGATCGCGTCGTCCTGCTCGGCCACTCCTGGGGCACGATCCTGGGCACGCTCTACGCCCATGCGCATCCGGAGAAGGTTGCCGCGTACGTCGGTGTCGCGCAGATCGCTGATTTCGCCGAGGGCGAGCGTGTTTCGCTCGCGTGGGCGCTGAGGCAGGCGGAAGCGAAGGACGACGCCAGGGCACTCGAAGCGCTCCGCGACCTCGAGCCCGGGCCGGCAAACGTCGATGATGAGCTCGAGCTCGGGCGCTGGGTAGAGCGGCTCGGCGGATCGCTGCGCGGCGGGCTGTCCACGTTTTCCCTGATCTGGGCCGCGCTTCGCACGGACGAGGCTTCGATCGTGGATCTCGTGAAGTTCGGGCAGGGCAACCGATTCTCGCTCGAGGCGCTCCGGCCGCAGTATTCACGCATCGACCTCACGGAAATCCGGCGCTTCGACGTGCCGATCGTGTTCATGCTGGGACGTCACGACTGGCACGTCCCCGCAGTCACGGCCGCAGAGTACTTCCGGCGCATCGAAGCGCCCCACAAGCGGCTCGTCTGGTTCGAGGAATCCGCGCACAACCCACCGTTCGAGGAACCCGAGGCCTTCGTTCGCGCCATGATCGAGCATGTCCTCCCGCTCGCGCACGATGCGGACACCTAG
- a CDS encoding NAD(P)/FAD-dependent oxidoreductase produces the protein MSGDDVDVVVVGGSWAGLAAALQLGRARTRTLIVDAGRPRNRFARASHGFLGQDGRSPEAILETFREQVLAYATVRLREELAVDISTIDHGGFAVELASGSVLRAARLILATGVVDELPAIQGLRERWGKTVLHCPYCHGYEVADARLGVLATSDAAMHLALLLPDWSADVTLFTNGAFDPHAEQRAQLMARGVKLETRPLQSLLGDAPALDGIQLEGGDIVPVDALFSASRTRMAAPFAERLGCAFNEGPLGPVIRTDERKETSVPNVFAAGDAARVPYSGTFAAADGAMAGISAHQSLALAAAP, from the coding sequence ATGTCGGGTGACGATGTCGATGTGGTGGTAGTGGGCGGGAGTTGGGCGGGACTCGCGGCGGCACTGCAGCTCGGAAGGGCGCGCACGCGCACCCTCATCGTCGACGCCGGCCGGCCGCGGAACCGTTTCGCCCGCGCTTCTCACGGCTTCCTCGGCCAGGACGGGCGTTCGCCCGAAGCGATTCTCGAGACTTTTCGAGAACAGGTGCTGGCGTACGCGACGGTGAGGCTGCGCGAGGAACTGGCGGTGGACATCTCCACGATCGACCACGGCGGATTTGCAGTCGAGCTCGCGTCGGGCAGCGTACTGCGCGCCGCGCGCCTGATCCTGGCGACCGGCGTGGTGGACGAACTGCCGGCCATCCAGGGCCTTCGCGAGCGGTGGGGCAAGACAGTGCTCCACTGTCCATACTGCCACGGCTACGAGGTGGCCGATGCCCGGCTCGGCGTCCTCGCCACCAGCGACGCAGCGATGCACCTGGCGCTGCTCCTCCCGGACTGGAGCGCCGACGTCACTCTCTTCACCAACGGCGCGTTCGACCCGCACGCCGAGCAGCGCGCGCAGCTCATGGCGCGTGGCGTCAAGCTGGAAACGCGGCCCCTGCAATCACTGCTGGGGGACGCGCCCGCACTCGACGGAATTCAGCTCGAGGGAGGCGACATCGTTCCGGTGGATGCGCTGTTCAGCGCCTCACGCACCCGCATGGCCGCACCGTTTGCGGAGCGTCTCGGTTGCGCGTTCAACGAGGGTCCCCTCGGCCCCGTCATTCGGACCGATGAGCGCAAGGAGACGAGCGTGCCGAATGTCTTCGCCGCAGGTGACGCGGCCCGGGTGCCCTACAGCGGCACGTTCGCGGCAGCGGATGGAGCCATGGCAGGAATCTCGGCACATCAGTCCCTGGCACTCGCCGCCGCACCATAG